TTATCGGTGCCGGGGGCCGTTCCCAGAGCGCCCACTATCCGGCGGTCGCCCGTTTGCCGGACGTGGAGATGACCGCCGTGTGCGAACTGGACGAGACGCGCCTGGCCCAGGTCATCGACCGCTACGACTTCCCTCATGTCTATAACGACCATCGCGCCATGCTGGCGGAAGTGGAACTGGACGTAGTCTACTGTGTCATGCACGAGAAGTGGCTGCTCCAACCCGCCTTGGACAGTCTGCGCGCAGGCAAGCACATCTTCATCGAGAAACCTCCGGGGAAGAACAGCGCTGAAACGCGCCAACTGCTGGACGCGGCCGTAGAGCGGGACGTGTACGCCATGGTGGGCTACCAACGACGGTACACCACGGTGGTCCGCGAGGCCATGCGCCGCATACGCGCGAGGGGACCGGTCTCCCATGCCGTGACCACCTTCAACAAGAAAATGCTGCTCGACCGCCCGGAGTACACGACGACGCTGTGGAACGACGTGACCCATGTCGTGGACCTGTTGCGGTACATGGTGGGGAGCGAGCCCGTCGAGGTAACCCGCTACCGCGACAAGTTCGATTCGGTCGACTGGAACCACTACACGGCGCTCGTCCGTTTTGCCAGCGGGTCCACGGGCGTCGTCTTCGGAAACCGGGCCTCCGGCGGCCGTGTGTTGAGTGCGGAGCTGCACGGCGTGGGCATCGGTTGCTACATGAAGCTGCCCGAGGAAATCGACATCCGGGAGGACGATCGGCAGACCGTACTGCAGGGCTGGGAGATCAATGGCGACGACCCGGAAGATACGCCCCGTTACGAGGGTGCGCTCGCCATGCACGAGCATTTCGTGGAATCCGTACGCAACCGGACCATCCCCGTCAGCGATCTTCGGGACGTCATACATACCATCCGGCTCGTGGACTGGATCGAAACGGGACAGTGCCCCGACTAGCCGCCAGACCGTCTACGTCTACATCATGGAACGGCTCAATTTCCCGGAATACGGATTCGAAATCGATTCGGATGAATCGGGCCGCAGGATCATTTTCGACCCGATCCGGCGCAGGTTCGTCCGGCTGACGCCCGAGGAGTGGGTCCGGCAGCATCTGGTGAGGTACCTGGTGGAGGACCGGGGCTTTCCCGCGGGTTTTGCCGCCGTGGAAAAGGGATTTCAGTACGCCGGAACGGCCGTTCGCGCCGACGTGATCATGCACGACCTGAAGGGACGGCCGGTGCTCATGGGCGAATGCAAGGCGCCGGACGTCCGGGTGACCGAAGCGGTGTTCGAGCAGCTGGCACGGTACAATTCGGTCATCAACGCCCGGTTCCTGGTGGCCACCAACGGCAAGTCGCACTTTTGCTGCGAGCACAAGGCCGGTGGAGGATATGCCTTTCTGCCGGAACTGCCCGAATTCGAGCGTGACGGAGAAGCCTGAGGAGTTCAAGTATGCCGGAAGGACTGGAACTCGTCGCGAAAGAAACGCTGGAACAGCGGTTGGAAGCCCTGGACCAGGACGGCTACGCCTATTTTCCAAGTGCGCTTGCAGATGATGAAGTTGTCGAACTGCGCGATGCCATGGACCGGCTGGAAGCGCGTCCCGAAGAGTTCGACCGGCACACAAATCCAGATTCCCACGGTTTTCTCAACAAGTCCATCAACAACGTATTTAACCGGGACCCGCTGTTTCTGTCCTATCTGGACCGCCCGGAGGTCATCGACGTGGTCGAAGCCGCCCATGGACCGGACTGTCACGTTATCGGCATGACGGCGTGGATGACGGGACCGGGCCGGCCGGACCAGGGCATCCACGTGGACTGGCAGCCGCTGGAGCTGCCGGAAGACGTTATGGACGATCCCCGTGTCCATGTGCCGGTTTACATCACCACGGCCCACTTTTATCTCGACGATATCTACGAGGAACTTGGCCCCACGCAGTTCATTCCGGGCAGCCACCGCGCGGGCCGCTGTCCGTCCAATGGCGAATCCACCTGGCGCGGAGTCGAACCGCGGAGCATAATGTGTTCGGCCGGTGACGCCATCCTGTTCCGCTGCGAAGTCTGGCACCGCGGGACGGCGAACACGAGCGACCGGGTGCGCTACCTGCTCCAGGTCCACTACGCACAGCGGATGATCACGCAGAAGTTTCCGCCCTATCTGAACCGGTTCCAGTTCGAACCTGATATACTCTCCTGCGCCACGGACCGCCAGCGCCGGCTGTTGGGCGATCATGAACCGAGTAATTACGACTAGTTCCGCACGGACCCGCGGAAACGCGAGCCCGTCAGGACGGCATGCCCAACGACGAAACACAAATCAACGCTCCCATTAAGGAGGACCTAAAATGATATTCGCCAGGTTTACCCTCGTTATGGTGCTTACCATTCTTTACGTTCTTCCGGCTGCCGCCCAGACGCGGGAAGAAGGCCCGTGGTGGCCCCATCCCATCTGGGGCAAGGACGACCAGTCGGGCGGTTCCAACTGGATTACGCCGGAGAAGGTGCTGAAGGCCCTGAGCCTGGTGAAGACGGGACAGATCTACGAAATCGGCCAGGTGTACAGCGCCGACATGCCCCTCTTCGGCCAGCGGACTTATTCCCTGGTGCTGCCCGGTTCTCCCACGGGCGAGCCTATGGGGACGAACAACCTGATCTATTACGACGAGTTCCTGGTGGCCGAAATCGGCCAGGTCGGCACGCAGTTCGACGGACCGGGCCATATCGGTGAGCGGATGACCATGGCGGACGGAACGGAGAAGGACGTCTTCTACAACGGATACACCAATGAGGAGATCAAGGGACCTTACGGCCTCGTGAAGCTGGGCGTCGAGCACGTGGGACCCTTCATCACCCGCGGCATCCTGGTCGACGTGGCCGCATACAAGGGCGTGGAATCCCTCGATCACGGTTACGAGGTCACCGTGGAGGACGTGGAAGGCGCGCTGGAATGGCAGGGCATCGAGATGGACAGTCTCGAGCCGGGCGACGCCTACTTCTTCCGATACGGATGGGCCCGGCACTGGAACGACCCAGGTACGTACAACGCCAGTCCGCCGGGTATCGGAATGGCCGTCGCCCGCTGGGTAGTCGAAAAGCAGGCTTCCATGATCGGCTCGGACCAGTGGACCACCGAGGTCGTACCCAATCCGGACATCGGCAAAGCCTTTCCCGTACACCAGGAACTCATCACCCGGAACGGTGTCTGGAACCTCGAGAACATGAACTTCGACGAACTTTCAGGGGACGGTGTCTACGAGTTCCTCTTCATCCACACGCCCATCCGCTTCAAGGGGGCGACGGGATCGCCGGCGCGGCCGATCGCCATCAGGTAGATTAAGAGGGTGTTTAGTCTAACTGTCTATATATCAGGTATAACAACGCGCAACGGAAGATCGCTATATTTGGAATCGCTGCCTGTTGACCGTTCTATATAGTCGATTCGCATGGGGTCGTCTTGTGTTGCGGCATATAAGCGTACCCACGTGCGTTCATTTCGCCTCCAAACGGTATATCCCTCTGACTCTTCACTGACACCGTAACGTTCGTCGAGAACGGTTTTAATGGAGTCCAGCCTGCTGGATGGCACATCCGTCTCAAACGCATACGATCCTGAACTGAGGGCGTTGTCCGTAAACACGTACGATACGGTTACGGTGTCGGATATCTCATCACTGAACTGCAACACTCCCCTGACCGATCCGGTTTCCTGCGTGGAATCTACCTGGCTGTATGTCAGGGTGTCGAGTTCCGTCGATTGTACTTCCTCCTTGCTGTCGCTCCACCTGCTCCATCTGAAATCATAGTAGTCAGACTCGGCCAGACCCGATGCACAGACAGGCACAATCATTTCGAAGGAATCGCATTCCTGATAGACTGCAACAACGGAATCTGCTTCGGCCTGATCCATGGTCAAATTGTACTTCTTCTTGATTTCCACCCACTTGCCCACATACCAGCATCTGTTGTTATCCGGCATCCATTCTGCCGGATCCTTGTCGGATTTCTGGTTTCTGTTTACACTCGGCGCAGCCAGGGTGAGGTTGTCCAGGTCCTTGCCGTAGGCACTGCGATCTTCCTCGGTCCTGGCATACATGCCGCTGGCATGTGCCTCGGCGGTTGCGACGATATGCTCTATATCCGTTTCGGAAGCGGAATCGAAGCAGTTGAGCGAGTAGGGAGAATACAACCCTCCCTGTCGATTTACGATATCAGCCTCAATTGAATTCGGGTAATCGTATTCATCTCTGTCATAGGAACCGTCATCGACCTCTGCAGCGATACGGACGCCAAGTACGGGATGTAAGGTTTGCACCGTACGTTCCAGGGGTACGGTAACTGAGTCGGCTATGGGGTTGGAATCACCAGTGCATGCCAGGATTACCGCACAAATCGATAAAACTGATACTCTCACCAATTTTACACCTCCAGCGGCTTGAGAGAACCCGTGCCATTGGTACACACTCTGTACTACATGTTTACAAATCGAACAGTTACACTATCGTTACATTTTACCCCGTCAAGTACTTATTCCACTTCACCAACAGTTAACGACGTTTTAAACTGTTCACCTTGTGCTAAGGCGCGTTACCTTACGTAACCGAAGGAGTGAAACACGTGAACGGGATGCGGTATGGATCACGAATGGAGGTAGGTCATGGTGAGTAAATCTGAAGCAGCATTCGAAGGGAAAGTGGTCATCATCACCGGCGGCGCAAAGGGCATAGGAGGGGGCATCGTCCGCGCCTTTGCCGGTGAGGGAGCCCATGTTCTTTGCGCCGACATCGACGATGCCGCCGGCGCTGAAATCGCCGCCGAGAACGACAACATCCGCTACGTCCATGCGGACGTAACCACGAGCGAGGTGTGCCGGTCCCTGGTGGAGACAGCGACGGATTCCTGGAGCGGGGTGGACATCCTGTGCAACAACGTGGGGATCCAGCCCACCTCGAGCTATCTGCCCGCCCATGAGCTCTCAGAGGAGCAGTGGGACCGAATCATCGACGTGAACCTCAAGAGCCGGTTTCTGATGGTGAAGTACTGCGTGCCCGTGATGAAGGCGCGGGGAGGCGGCGTAATCATCAACACGGCCAGCGTGCAGGGTCTGCAGTCGGCCAAAGGCATCTCGGCCTACGCGGCGAGCAAGGGAGGCGACCTGTCGCTGGTGCGCCAGCTGGCCCTGGATTACGCGGAGGACAACATCCGCGTCGTGGCGGTCAATCCGGGCACCATCGAAACGCCGCTCCTGCAGGAAGCCATCGATTCGATCGGCGGCGACGAGGGTGAAATCCGAACGGACATGGCTTCCCGGCACGCCGTGAACCGCCTGGGCAGTCCGGAAGATATCGCCAACGCGGTGCTCTTTCTCGCGAGCGACCGGGCTTCCTTCATCACGGGTGAGTTCGTGAACGTGGATGGAGGTTTGATGGCCCGGGGAGCGTGGGCCTAGGTGGGCGTCGCAGACTGAATCTCGATCTCTAATCAGGTCTGTTTATTTCATACGAGAAACCCGCAAATGACAGCGACTATTGAAATTGATGTAGTTGTTTCAGATGCGGACGTGAAGTCACGACCTGAGCGTCGTGATCGTTTCGACCGTATGATTTACACACCTGAACGCCGGGAGGATTTGAAATGAGCGTCGAGTTGATTGGGATAATCAGTGTGGGTGTTGCCCTGGCCGGACTTATTCTGGCGTCGAAGCGGGAGATTAATCTTCGTCTTGTCGCTTTGGAGCAGGGTCAGTCAGACCTGAGAGAACGCATGGCAAAACAGGAGGGCGTCCTAAGGGGAATGGCCTTACGCCGTACCAATAAGACCGATTCGGAGTAGACCGTAGGCCCGATAACCTGTACATCGATTACTTCGAGGCGTAAAACTAGGCCGGCTCGTTGCTGTCCTTCGACTTGAAGATGCGCAGCAGCCGGTTGAGCGGATCGTAGAATTCGCCGACGACCCGTTCCTTCAGGGGAATGATGGCGTTGTCCGTGATGGTGATTTCTTCGGGGCAGACGTGGGTGCAGCACTTGGTGATGTTGCAGTAGCCGATGCCCTGGTCCTCCTTGAGGTCGCCGAGCCGGTCCTCGGTGTCCAGGGGATGCATCTCCAGGGCGGCGTTGTGCACCATGAGGCGCGGCCCGATGAACTCTTCGTGCAGGTCGTGTTCCCGCAACACATGGCAGACGTCCTGGCAGAGAAAGCACTCGATGCACTTGCGGAACTCCTGAACCCGCTCGATGTCATCCTGGTCCATGCGCCAGGTGCCGTCCTCGGCATCGGGCTTGCGGGGCCTGAAGGGCTTGATCTTCATCTTGGCCTCGAAGTTCCAGGATACATCCGTCACCAGGTCCCGGATGGTAGGGAAGGCCTTCATCGGTTCGATGGTGATGGTTTCGTCCTCGGGCAGGTCGCTCATGCGCGTCATGCACATCAGCCTGGGATTGCCGTTGACCTCGGCGGAACAGGAGCCGCACTTGCCGGCCTTGCAGTTCCAGCGCACCGCCAGGTCGGGGGCCGACTCCGCCTGGATCTGGTGCACCGCGTCCAGTACGACCATGCCCTCGTCGATCTCGGTGGAGTAGTCCTCGAACCCGCCGCTCTCGCCATCGCCCCGCCAGATACGGAAGTTGGCCGTCGCCATTATCTGTTCTCCTCGATGATCGCTGCCAGGTCCTCCCGGAGCGGTGTGACCGGAACGCGGTTGATCACCATCTCGCCGTCGGCGCCTTTATGCTGGGTGATGTTGAGGCTGCCGAAGGCTTCGACCTTATCTTCGTAGTCTTCCCGGAAGTGGGCGCCGCGGCTTTCCTTTCTTTCCAGCGCGGCCCGGGCAACCGCCTCCGAGACGATCAGCAGGAACTTCAGGTCCAGCGCGGTGTGCCATCCCGGGTTGTATTCGCGGTTGCCGACCACGGAGACTTTCTCGGCCCTCTGACGCAGATCGTCGACGACCTCGAGGGCCCGCTGCATGTCGCCCTCGTTGCGCACGATGCCGACGAGTTCCTGCATCCGTTCCTGCAACTCGTACTGAATCTCGAAGGGATTTTCGACGCTTTGCTCGCGGTCGAAGGGAGCCAGGGTCTCGCTTACGGCCGCGTCGATCTGTCCGTCGTCGATGGCGCCGTTGCCGTTCTCCCGCGCGAACTCCGCGGCGTACTTGCCGGCGCGCTGGCCGAAGACCAGCAGGTCGGAAAGGGAATTGCCTCCCAGCCGGTTGGCTCCGTGCAGGCCCGCCGCGCATTCTCCGGCGGCAAAGAGACCGGGCACGGTCGACATCTGCGTGTCTGCGTCCACGAGCACGCCGCCCATCACGTAGTGGGTCGTGGGACCCACTTCCATGGCCTCCTTCGTGATGTCGATGTCGGCGAGTTGCTTGAACTGGTGGTACATGCTCGGCAGCTTGCGCTTGATATGCTCTTCGGCGTTGGCCAGTTTCTCCCTGATCCACGAAATGTCGAGGTAGACCCCGTCGTGGGGCGATCCTCGGCCTTCCCGGATTTCCCGTACGATGCAGCGGGCCACGTGGTCTCTCGTCAACAATTCGGGCGGCCGGCGGGCCTCCTTGTCTCCCTGCGTATAGATCCAGCCCTCTTCGGGGTTGTCCGCCGTCGAGTTCTTGTAAAGGTCGGGGATGTCGTCGAACATGAACCGGTTGCCTTCGCTGTTCGTCAGGACGCCGCCCTCGCCGCGGACGCCTTCCGTGACCAGGATGCCCCGCACGCTCGGCGGCCATACCATGCCCGTCGGGTGGAATTGCACGAATTCCATGTCCAGCAGCGCGGCCCCGGCGTCGTAGGCCAGGCCGTGGCCGTCCCCCGTATATTCCCAGCTGTTGCTCGTGATCTTGAAGGCCCGGCCGATGCCGCCCGTGGCCAGGATGACCGCTTTTGCGCGGAACACCCGGAACCGTCCCCGCTCCCGGTCGTAGCCGAAGGCACCCACGACCCGGTCGCCGTCCTTCAACAGGGCTACGATGGCGTGTTCCATGTACACTTCCATGCCCTGGTGGATCCCGTAGTCCTGGAGGGTGCGGATCATCTCCAGACCGGTGCGGTCGCCCACGTGGGCGAGACGGGGGTACTTGTGCCCGCCGAAGTTGCGTTGCAGGATGCGGCCGTCGGTCGTCCGGTCGAAAAGGGCGCCCCAGGCTTCCAGTTCGCGTACGCGGTCCGGCGCCTCCCGGGCGTGCAGCTCGGCCATGCGCCAGTTGCTCAGGTACTGGCCGCCCCGCATCGTGTCGGCGAAGTGTACGCTCCAGCCGTCCCGGTCGTCCACATTGGCCAGCGCCGCCGCGACGCCGCCTTCGGCCATGACCGTATGGGCCTTGCCCAATAGGGACTTGCACACCAGGCCCACCGATACACCGGTAGCCGAGGCTTCGATGGCCGCCCGGAGTCCTGCGCCGCCGGCGCCGATCACGAGCACGTCATGTTCGTGGCGCTGGTATTCCGCCATTAGAGGATTCTCCAATCCGTCCACACGCCCATGGCCACCAGGCGTACATATACATCCGCGAAAGCGACCCAGACAAGGCTGAGCCAGGCCCAGTTCATGTGTCCTCTGTTCAGGCACGAAACGCAGTTATAACCCGCGTGCCGCACGGGCGCTTTCGAGAGCAGGTCCAGGTTGCCGCCGATCAGGTGGCGCAGGGAGTGGCAGCCGAACTGGTAGCCGCCCAGGAGGACGACATTCAGGGTCAACACCAGGGTGCCGATCCCGATGCCGAAGGTCGTCTCACCGGTCGCCGCGTCCGTGAACCACAGGGCCTTCCAGGCGTCGTGAGCCAGGAAGATCCAGATGATGAACACAGCGTAGAGAAAGTACCGGTGAACGTTCTGGAGTATGAGCGGAAAGGACTGTTCGCCCCGGTATTTCTTTCTCGGTTCGGAAACGCTGCAGGAAGGCGGGTCGGCCCAGAAGGCCTTGTAGTACGCCCCCCGGTAGTAGTAGCAGGTGATGCGGAATCCGGCAGGCGCCCAGAGGATCAGGAAGGCCGGTGAGAACGGAAGCATGGCCGGCCACCATTCGGGCCTGGGACCGAACAGGGCATGGGACGAACTGCCGAAGATTTCGGGTGAATAGAAGGGCGAAAGATAGGGCCCCCAGGCGTAGAACTCGCCCTGGAAGGCCGCCCACGTGGAGTAGACGACGAAGGCGGAGAATACGCCCAATGTCACCAACTGCTGCACCCACCAGGCGTCTCTGCGGCGCGTCTGGCCGAAACCGCCGGCCTTCAGCGAAACACCGGTTGTCGACATAGGTTATCCTCTTGAAACCAGATCGTGAATCGGCCGGATTTCACAGATAAAACACATTAGCGCAAATTAGATGATGAGCGGCCGCATGGCAATAGAAAAAAACGGGTCTGCGTGCCATGGCCACGAGACCCATCCCGGCGGTTTTGGACCGCATATTCCCGCATAAAACATTAGCCGAAACCGGCGGAGCGTGGATATATTGAAAACCCTTATTCGCGACGCCGTGCCAGCACGCCATGCGTACCGGTTCACCCCGCAGATTTGGAATCAACGTCCCCAGATGCCGACCGATTCAAACCAGGTTTCACCCTTCAACCAAACCGTGAACGGCCTGACCCCCAGGGTGCTCATCCTGGGCAGCGCGCTCGCCGTGTTCATCGCGATCTGG
This region of Gemmatimonadota bacterium genomic DNA includes:
- a CDS encoding type I restriction enzyme HsdR N-terminal domain-containing protein; amino-acid sequence: MATTRKIRPVTRVRSPCTSISWNPYATGPSPSAIFGTSYIPSGSWTGSKRDSAPTSRQTVYVYIMERLNFPEYGFEIDSDESGRRIIFDPIRRRFVRLTPEEWVRQHLVRYLVEDRGFPAGFAAVEKGFQYAGTAVRADVIMHDLKGRPVLMGECKAPDVRVTEAVFEQLARYNSVINARFLVATNGKSHFCCEHKAGGGYAFLPELPEFERDGEA
- a CDS encoding succinate dehydrogenase/fumarate reductase iron-sulfur subunit; this translates as MATANFRIWRGDGESGGFEDYSTEIDEGMVVLDAVHQIQAESAPDLAVRWNCKAGKCGSCSAEVNGNPRLMCMTRMSDLPEDETITIEPMKAFPTIRDLVTDVSWNFEAKMKIKPFRPRKPDAEDGTWRMDQDDIERVQEFRKCIECFLCQDVCHVLREHDLHEEFIGPRLMVHNAALEMHPLDTEDRLGDLKEDQGIGYCNITKCCTHVCPEEITITDNAIIPLKERVVGEFYDPLNRLLRIFKSKDSNEPA
- a CDS encoding phytanoyl-CoA dioxygenase family protein yields the protein MPEGLELVAKETLEQRLEALDQDGYAYFPSALADDEVVELRDAMDRLEARPEEFDRHTNPDSHGFLNKSINNVFNRDPLFLSYLDRPEVIDVVEAAHGPDCHVIGMTAWMTGPGRPDQGIHVDWQPLELPEDVMDDPRVHVPVYITTAHFYLDDIYEELGPTQFIPGSHRAGRCPSNGESTWRGVEPRSIMCSAGDAILFRCEVWHRGTANTSDRVRYLLQVHYAQRMITQKFPPYLNRFQFEPDILSCATDRQRRLLGDHEPSNYD
- a CDS encoding HNH endonuclease produces the protein MCKHVVQSVYQWHGFSQAAGGVKLVRVSVLSICAVILACTGDSNPIADSVTVPLERTVQTLHPVLGVRIAAEVDDGSYDRDEYDYPNSIEADIVNRQGGLYSPYSLNCFDSASETDIEHIVATAEAHASGMYARTEEDRSAYGKDLDNLTLAAPSVNRNQKSDKDPAEWMPDNNRCWYVGKWVEIKKKYNLTMDQAEADSVVAVYQECDSFEMIVPVCASGLAESDYYDFRWSRWSDSKEEVQSTELDTLTYSQVDSTQETGSVRGVLQFSDEISDTVTVSYVFTDNALSSGSYAFETDVPSSRLDSIKTVLDERYGVSEESEGYTVWRRNERTWVRLYAATQDDPMRIDYIERSTGSDSKYSDLPLRVVIPDI
- a CDS encoding fumarate reductase/succinate dehydrogenase flavoprotein subunit gives rise to the protein MAEYQRHEHDVLVIGAGGAGLRAAIEASATGVSVGLVCKSLLGKAHTVMAEGGVAAALANVDDRDGWSVHFADTMRGGQYLSNWRMAELHAREAPDRVRELEAWGALFDRTTDGRILQRNFGGHKYPRLAHVGDRTGLEMIRTLQDYGIHQGMEVYMEHAIVALLKDGDRVVGAFGYDRERGRFRVFRAKAVILATGGIGRAFKITSNSWEYTGDGHGLAYDAGAALLDMEFVQFHPTGMVWPPSVRGILVTEGVRGEGGVLTNSEGNRFMFDDIPDLYKNSTADNPEEGWIYTQGDKEARRPPELLTRDHVARCIVREIREGRGSPHDGVYLDISWIREKLANAEEHIKRKLPSMYHQFKQLADIDITKEAMEVGPTTHYVMGGVLVDADTQMSTVPGLFAAGECAAGLHGANRLGGNSLSDLLVFGQRAGKYAAEFARENGNGAIDDGQIDAAVSETLAPFDREQSVENPFEIQYELQERMQELVGIVRNEGDMQRALEVVDDLRQRAEKVSVVGNREYNPGWHTALDLKFLLIVSEAVARAALERKESRGAHFREDYEDKVEAFGSLNITQHKGADGEMVINRVPVTPLREDLAAIIEENR
- a CDS encoding cyclase family protein gives rise to the protein MIFARFTLVMVLTILYVLPAAAQTREEGPWWPHPIWGKDDQSGGSNWITPEKVLKALSLVKTGQIYEIGQVYSADMPLFGQRTYSLVLPGSPTGEPMGTNNLIYYDEFLVAEIGQVGTQFDGPGHIGERMTMADGTEKDVFYNGYTNEEIKGPYGLVKLGVEHVGPFITRGILVDVAAYKGVESLDHGYEVTVEDVEGALEWQGIEMDSLEPGDAYFFRYGWARHWNDPGTYNASPPGIGMAVARWVVEKQASMIGSDQWTTEVVPNPDIGKAFPVHQELITRNGVWNLENMNFDELSGDGVYEFLFIHTPIRFKGATGSPARPIAIR
- a CDS encoding glucose 1-dehydrogenase, with amino-acid sequence MVSKSEAAFEGKVVIITGGAKGIGGGIVRAFAGEGAHVLCADIDDAAGAEIAAENDNIRYVHADVTTSEVCRSLVETATDSWSGVDILCNNVGIQPTSSYLPAHELSEEQWDRIIDVNLKSRFLMVKYCVPVMKARGGGVIINTASVQGLQSAKGISAYAASKGGDLSLVRQLALDYAEDNIRVVAVNPGTIETPLLQEAIDSIGGDEGEIRTDMASRHAVNRLGSPEDIANAVLFLASDRASFITGEFVNVDGGLMARGAWA
- a CDS encoding Gfo/Idh/MocA family oxidoreductase; translation: MLRAGFIGAGGRSQSAHYPAVARLPDVEMTAVCELDETRLAQVIDRYDFPHVYNDHRAMLAEVELDVVYCVMHEKWLLQPALDSLRAGKHIFIEKPPGKNSAETRQLLDAAVERDVYAMVGYQRRYTTVVREAMRRIRARGPVSHAVTTFNKKMLLDRPEYTTTLWNDVTHVVDLLRYMVGSEPVEVTRYRDKFDSVDWNHYTALVRFASGSTGVVFGNRASGGRVLSAELHGVGIGCYMKLPEEIDIREDDRQTVLQGWEINGDDPEDTPRYEGALAMHEHFVESVRNRTIPVSDLRDVIHTIRLVDWIETGQCPD
- a CDS encoding succinate dehydrogenase translates to MSTTGVSLKAGGFGQTRRRDAWWVQQLVTLGVFSAFVVYSTWAAFQGEFYAWGPYLSPFYSPEIFGSSSHALFGPRPEWWPAMLPFSPAFLILWAPAGFRITCYYYRGAYYKAFWADPPSCSVSEPRKKYRGEQSFPLILQNVHRYFLYAVFIIWIFLAHDAWKALWFTDAATGETTFGIGIGTLVLTLNVVLLGGYQFGCHSLRHLIGGNLDLLSKAPVRHAGYNCVSCLNRGHMNWAWLSLVWVAFADVYVRLVAMGVWTDWRIL